One part of the Vitis riparia cultivar Riparia Gloire de Montpellier isolate 1030 chromosome 15, EGFV_Vit.rip_1.0, whole genome shotgun sequence genome encodes these proteins:
- the LOC117931818 gene encoding B3 domain-containing protein Os04g0386900-like isoform X1: MKERKRGREQLQQRNLEDRQSNSRTLPETPHMDSLARNRSTKAENSKMEESGGQTSEEPATKFQADEIHPLLGKPYFHVVLVKSHLNQMVLPTKMHPSVPSAVIPAVLVHQDKRWEMTFNGDHRTHKRFDIGWRTFVNDNNLKAGDACVFELMECNTSNIKFRVQILRGDIPSMLLDRANGETSDTAIVIE; the protein is encoded by the exons atgaaagagagaaagagaggaagagaaCAGCTGCAGCAAAGAAATCTGGAAGACAGGCAGAGCAATTCAAGAACACTCCCAGAAACCCCACAT ATGGACTCTTTGGCAAGAAATCGAAGCACCAAAGCTGAAAACTCCAAAATGGAAGAATCTGGGGGCCAAACTTCAGAAGAGCCTGCAACTAAGTTTCAAGCAGATGAAATTCATCCCCTTTTGGGGAAACCATACTTTCATGTGGTTCTTGTAAAATCACATTTGAATCAAATG GTGCTTCCTACCAAAATGCATCCATCAGTTCCTTCTGCTGTGATTCCTGCAGTTCTTGTCCATCAGGACAAGAGATGGGAGATGACTTTTAATGGAGATCACCGTACCCACAAACGGTTTGATATTGGCTGGAGAACATTTGTCAATGACAACAACCTGAAAGCTGGAGATGCATGTGTATTTGAACTCATGGAGTGCAATACTAGCAATATCAAGTTCAGAGTTCAAATTCTCAGAGGTGATATCCCATCTATGTTGTTAGACAGGGCAAATGGTGAAACTTCAGATACTGCTATTGTCATTGAGTAG
- the LOC117931818 gene encoding B3 domain-containing protein Os04g0386900-like isoform X2, producing MDSLARNRSTKAENSKMEESGGQTSEEPATKFQADEIHPLLGKPYFHVVLVKSHLNQMVLPTKMHPSVPSAVIPAVLVHQDKRWEMTFNGDHRTHKRFDIGWRTFVNDNNLKAGDACVFELMECNTSNIKFRVQILRGDIPSMLLDRANGETSDTAIVIE from the exons ATGGACTCTTTGGCAAGAAATCGAAGCACCAAAGCTGAAAACTCCAAAATGGAAGAATCTGGGGGCCAAACTTCAGAAGAGCCTGCAACTAAGTTTCAAGCAGATGAAATTCATCCCCTTTTGGGGAAACCATACTTTCATGTGGTTCTTGTAAAATCACATTTGAATCAAATG GTGCTTCCTACCAAAATGCATCCATCAGTTCCTTCTGCTGTGATTCCTGCAGTTCTTGTCCATCAGGACAAGAGATGGGAGATGACTTTTAATGGAGATCACCGTACCCACAAACGGTTTGATATTGGCTGGAGAACATTTGTCAATGACAACAACCTGAAAGCTGGAGATGCATGTGTATTTGAACTCATGGAGTGCAATACTAGCAATATCAAGTTCAGAGTTCAAATTCTCAGAGGTGATATCCCATCTATGTTGTTAGACAGGGCAAATGGTGAAACTTCAGATACTGCTATTGTCATTGAGTAG
- the LOC117931633 gene encoding protein NUCLEAR FUSION DEFECTIVE 4-like produces MVGESRRWMILVATTWIQAFTGTNLDFSSYSSHLKSVLGISQLQLNYLSVASDLGKAFGWCCGVSLLYLPLCLLLFMAAFMGLLGYGLQWLLIQRLISLPYVLVFLICLLAGCSISWFNTLCYVLCIQHFPSNRPLALSLTTGFNGVSAALYTLIANAINPHNDSLYLSLNALVPLVISTLALVPILRQPPPQNFSSDTVRSDSLIFLLLNGIAVFTGLYLLLLDSLSYNTYNVSVARILLGGAILLLVLPLSLPGIIYSHGWACQTSHSSSNMGEVEFLELQKELIGSRATNMSFNSTSTDDYPTSMDDDHSTSTADYSNDIAYSAQEKQGCCEVVTRKDQLMRLGEEHPAWVLVRRWDFWLYYIAYLCGGTIGLAYSNNLGQISESLGYSSETNTIVTLYSACSFFGRLLSAAPDFLKNKVYFARTGWLAVALLPTPLAFFWLALSGSKIALHAGTGLIGLSSGFVFAAAVSITSELFGPNSTGVNHNILITNIPLGSLLYGLMAALVYDSNIESSKQKVLIGEAMVCMGRQCYQQTFFWWACISLLGLACSFSLFLRTRPAYDHFERNRKQRESEFF; encoded by the exons ATGGTGGGGGAGTCAAGGAGATGGATGATACTGGTGGCAACAACATGGATTCAGGCCTTCACAGGAACAAACTTAGACTTCTCATCATACTCTTCACATCTGAAATCAGTGCTGGGGATTTCACAGCTTCAACTCAACTATCTCTCTGTGGCATCCGATCTGGGCAAGGCTTTTGGGTGGTGTTGTGGGGTCTCTCTCTTGTATTTGCCTCTCTGCCTCCTCCTCTTCATGGCTGCTTTCATGGGTCTCCTTGGCTATGGCCTCCAATGGCTCCTCATCCAAAGACTCATCTCCTTGCCTTATGTTCTG GTTTTTCTTATCTGCCTGTTGGCTGGGTGTAGCATCTCCTGGTTCAACACTCTATGTTATGTCCTATGCATCCAACATTTTCCCAGCAATCGACCACTGGCATTATCCCTAACCACCGGTTTCAATGGTGTAAGTGCAGCATTATACACCCTCATCGCCAATGCCATAAACCCTCACAATGACAGCCTCTACCTCTCCCTAAATGCCCTAGTTCCTCTTGTCATATCTACCCTGGCCCTTGTGCCAATCCTCCGCCAACCCCCTCCTCAGAACTTCTCTAGTGATACCGTCCGAAGTGACTCTCTCATATTCCTCCTCCTCAATGGTATTGCAGTTTTTACAGGTCTCTATCTCCTCCTCCTGGATTCATTGTCTTATAATACTTATAATGTATCAGTGGCCCGTATCCTTCTTGGCGGGGCTATACTTCTCCTTGTCCTCCCCTTGTCTCTACCTGGGATCATCTATTCCCACGGTTGGGCATGTCAAACCTCCCATTCAAGTTCCAACATGGGGGAGGTAGAATTCCTTGAGCTTCAGAAGGAACTCATTGGAAGTAGGGCTACAAACATGAGTTTTAACTCTACAAGCACAGATGATTATCCTACAAGCATGGATGATGATCATTCTACAAGCACGGCTGATTACTCAAATGATATTGCATACAGTGCCCAAGAGAAGCAAGGGTGTTGTGAGGTTGTGACTCGGAAGGATCAGTTAATGAGGCTAGGTGAGGAGCACCCTGCTTGGGTGTTGGTCCGCAGGTGGGATTTCTGGCTATATTATATAGCATACCTCTGTGGGGGAACGATTGGGCTAGCTTACAGTAATAACCTAGGGCAGATTTCAGAATCACTAGGATACAGTTCAGAGACTAATACGATTGTCACACTCTACTCAGCATGCTCATTCTTTGGACGTTTGCTTTCAGCTGCACCAGACTTTCTGAAAAA TAAGGTGTACTTTGCGAGGACAGGGTGGCTTGCGGTAGCCCTTTTGCCGACACCTCTTGCCTTCTTTTGGCTTGCTCTGTCTGGCAGCAAGATAGCATTGCATGCAGGCACGGGCTTGATTGGGCTTAGCTCTGGGTTCGTATTTGCAGCAGCTGTGTCTATCACATCAGAACTATTTGGGCCTAACAGTACCGGGGTCAACCACAACATCCTCATCACAAACATCCCACTTGGCTCGCTCCTTTATGGCCTGATGGCAGCTCTAGTGTATGATTCTAATAtagaaagttcaaaacaaaaggTCTTGATTGGGGAAGCAATGGTGTGCATGGGAAGGCAATGCTACCAGCAGACTTTTTTTTGGTGGGCATGCATTTCCTTGTTGGGTTTAGCTTGTAGTTTCTCACTTTTTCTTCGAACTAGACCTGCTTATGaccattttgaaagaaatcggAAACAGAGGGAATCAGAATTCTTTTAG